In Tripterygium wilfordii isolate XIE 37 chromosome 23, ASM1340144v1, whole genome shotgun sequence, one genomic interval encodes:
- the LOC119993384 gene encoding serine/threonine protein phosphatase 2A 57 kDa regulatory subunit B' kappa isoform-like, whose protein sequence is MLKQILSRLPRKSLKNDSSESVRQDSASPNSSSRSSGGPGPVTSGTRSNGPKRTSSAVFPASVVAGIEPLVPFKDVPSAERMNLFVSKVSLCCVTFDFTEPTNNSMEKDFKKHTLLELVDFVSSGSMRFSEPAILAMCRMCAVNLFRVFPPNYLFHLGGNGGEDDEEPVFDPAWPHLQIVYELLLKFITSSCLDAKVAKKYIDHSFMLRLLDLLDSEDPRERDCLKTILHRAYGKFMVHRPFIRKSISNVFYRFVFETERHNGIAELLEIYGSIISGFAVPLKEEHKIFLWRVLIPLHKPKSLGVYFQQLSYCVTQFIEKEPKLASTVIKGLLKFWPITNSQKEVMFLAEIEEILESINMVEFQKIMAPLFWRLGCCINSYHFQVAERTLFLWNNDQIVNLIAHNRQVIMPIIIPALEKNAYGHWNQAVLNLTHNVRKMFADMDELLFMSCHARFKEEEANQSMVAEKRKQAWVLLENVASLQPVTGKTAVLVTPLATTIAC, encoded by the exons ATGCTTAAGCAAATCTTGAGTAGACTTCCCCGGAAATCCTTGAAGAACGACTCTTCGGAGTCGGTACGGCAAGACTCAGCGTCGCCAAACTCCAGCTCCCGATCCAGTGGTGGCCCTGGCCCAGTGACTTCGGGCACCAGATCCAATGGCCCTAAACGCACCTCCTCTGCCGTGTTCCCCGCGAGTGTGGTGGCAGGGATAGAGCCCCTTGTGCCCTTCAAGGACGTGCCTAGCGCTGAGAGAATGAACCTCTTTGTAAGTAAAGTGAGTCTGTGTTGTGTGACATTCGATTTCACTGAACCAACCAATAACTCTATGGAGAAAGACTTTAAAAAGCACACCTTGCTTGAacttgtggactttgtgtcttCTGGGTCAATGAGGTTCAGTGAGCCTGCGATTTTGGCGATGTGTAGGATGTGTGCTGTTAATCTTTTTAGGGTTTTCCCACCAAATTACCTGTTCCATTTGGGTGGAAATGGcggtgaagatgatgaagagccAGTGTTTGATCCTGCTTGGCCACACTTACAAATTGTGTACGAATTGCTGCTTAAATTTATCACTTCTTCATGTTTAGATGCAAAGGTGGCAAAAAAGTATATAGACCATTCCTTTATGTTGAGGTTGCTTGACTTGTTAGATTCAGAGGATCCTAGGGAAAGGGACTGTTTGAAGACTATTTTGCACAGGGCTTATGGAAAATTTATGGTGCATAGGCCATTTATTCGAAAATCTATAAGCAATGTATTTTATAGGTTTGTGTTTGAGACGGAGAGACATAATGGAATTGCAGAGTTATTGGAGATCTATGGGAGTATAATAAGTGGGTTTGCTGTTCCTTTGAAGGAAGAGCATAAAATTTTCTTGTGGAGGGTTTTGATACCCCTGCACAAGCCAAAGTCACTTGGCGTTTATTTCCAACAGCTGTCATATTGTGTTACACAGTTCATAGAAAAGGAGCCGAAGCTAGCGAGTACAGTGATAAAAGGGTTGTTGAAATTCTGGCCAATAACAAATAGCCAGAAGGAGGTGATGTTTCTAGCTGAGATTGAAGAGATTTTGGAATCCATTAACATGGTTGAATTTCAAAAGATTATGGCCCCATTGTTTTGGCGGCTTGGATGCTGTATTAATAGTTACCATTTCCAG GTGGCTGAAAGGACCCTTTTCTTGTGGAACAATGATCAAATTGTGAACCTGATTGCGCACAACCGGCAGGTGATCATGCCCATCATAATTCCAGCCTTAGAAAAGAATGCGTATGGCCATTGGAACCAAGCAGTGCTCAATTTAACTCACAATGTCAGAAAGATGTTTGCGGATATGGATGAGTTGTTGTTCATGTCCTGTCATGCTCGATTCAAGGAGGAAGAAGCAAATCAAAGCATGGTAGCTGAGAAGCGGAAGCAAGCGTGGGTGCTGCTTGAGAATGTAGCCAGTCTCCAGCCAGTAACAGGGAAAACTGCCGTCTTAGTAACTCCTTTAGCAACGACGATTGCCTGTTAA
- the LOC119992892 gene encoding cyclin-A2-2-like isoform X2 encodes MYAHSSSTRQATMSKENESVTKFEEPNARITRARAKALGTSSGIFPSLKSSFKQDENRVLRANSKRAASDENKNSMSGTHGLQHKRRAVLKDVTNIIDEDMNIDGTNATKVQDRRVLAKSKTKVATDISEEFPRDEEDVKTKLAEDLSRIRMVEPQDLTLSRKLQEKEVVEKNMLHGMQESSADDQMLQEPDYIKPAGMQKTENEICMKLGASSGLGIVNIDSNVKDPQSWSFYAPDIYNNGCVAELNQRPSTDYMENLQRDITPSMRGILIDWLVEVSEEYKLVPDTLYLTVNLIDRFLSRKYIEKQRLQILGVTCMLIASKYEEICAPRVEEFCFITDNTYTRGEVLKMESQLLNLLHFQLSVPTTKTFLRRFIQAAQSSYKVPCMEMEFLANYLAELTLLEYNFLKYLPSIVAASAVFLARWTVDQTDHPWNPTLEHYTSYKASELKPAVLELEDLQLNTNGCSLNAIREKYRQQKFKCVADLTSPERVLSLF; translated from the exons ATGTATGCACATAGCTCCTCTACAAGGCAGGCAACTATgagcaaagaaaatgaaagcGTTACCAAATTTGAAGAGCCTAATGCTCGAATCACAAGAGCACGGGCCAAAGCCTTGGGGACTTCCAGTGGAATATTCCCCTCATTAAAATCTTCTTTTAAGCAGGATGAGAATCGTGTTCTTCGAGCTAATTCCAAAAGAGCAGCTTCAGATGAGAACAAAAATTCCATGAGTGGAACCCATGGACTTCAGCATAAAAGAAGAGCAGTGCTTAAAGATGTCACAAACATTATTGATGAGGATATGAATATAGATGGTACCAACGCAACGAAAGTTCAG GATAGAAGAGTTCTGGCAAAGAGCAAAACGAAGGTGGCAACAGATATCTCAGAGGAATTTCCTCGGGATGAAGAGGATGTGAAGACAAAGTTAGCAGAAGATTTATCAAGAATAAGAATGGTAGAACCACAAGACCTCACATTATCAAGGAAGTTGCAAGAAAAAGAGGTTGTAGAGAAAAATATGCTTCATGGCATGCAGGAATCCAGTGCAGATGATCAAATGCTTCAGGAACCAGATTACATAAAACCAGCAGGAATGCAAAAGACAG AGAATGAGATTTGCATGAAACTAGGCGCCTCGAGTGGTTTAGGCATTGTGAATATAGACTCAAACGTAAAAGATCCTCAATCGTGGAGCTTCTATGCGCCTGATATATACAATAATGGATGTGTTGCCGAG CTCAATCAAAGACCTTCAACCGATTACATGGAAAATTTGCAGCGAGATATCACTCCAAGCATGCGTGGAATTCTTATTGATTGGCTTGTGGAG GTTTCGGAAGAATATAAGTTGGTTCCTGATACGCTATACTTGACGGTGAATCTCATTGATCGGTTCCTCTCGcgaaaatatattgaaaaacagCGACTTCAGATCCTTGGTGTAACTTGCATGTTAATTGCCTC AAAGTATGAAGAAATCTGTGCACCACGAGTGGAAGAATTTTGTTTCATCACAGACAATACTTACACTAGGGGCGAG GTATTGAAAATGGAGAGCCAACTCCTGAATCTCTTGCACTTCCAGTTATCTGTTCCAACCACAAAGACATTTCTCAG GAGATTCATTCAAGCAGCACAGAGTTCTTACAAG GTTCCTTGTATGGAGATGGAGTTTTTGGCAAATTACTTAGCTGAGTTGACTCTTCTTGAGTATAACTTCCTAAAGTACCTACCTTCCATCGTAGCAGCATCAGCTGTGTTCCTTGCCCGATGGACAGTGGATCAGACAGACCACCCATGG AATCCTACCTTAGAGCACTATACCAGTTACAAGGCATCAGAACTAAAACCTGCAGTTCTTGAACTGGAAGATTTGCAGCTGAACACTAATGGCTGCTCTCTAAATGCTATACGTGAGAAGTACAGACAGCAAAAG TTCAAGTGTGTGGCAGACTTGACCTCTCCAGAACGAGTTCTATCACTGTTCTAA
- the LOC119992892 gene encoding cyclin-A2-2-like isoform X1 gives MYAHSSSTRQATMSKENESVTKFEEPNARITRARAKALGTSSGIFPSLKSSFKQDENRVLRANSKRAASDENKNSMSGTHGLQHKRRAVLKDVTNIIDEDMNIDGTNATKVQKDRRVLAKSKTKVATDISEEFPRDEEDVKTKLAEDLSRIRMVEPQDLTLSRKLQEKEVVEKNMLHGMQESSADDQMLQEPDYIKPAGMQKTENEICMKLGASSGLGIVNIDSNVKDPQSWSFYAPDIYNNGCVAELNQRPSTDYMENLQRDITPSMRGILIDWLVEVSEEYKLVPDTLYLTVNLIDRFLSRKYIEKQRLQILGVTCMLIASKYEEICAPRVEEFCFITDNTYTRGEVLKMESQLLNLLHFQLSVPTTKTFLRRFIQAAQSSYKVPCMEMEFLANYLAELTLLEYNFLKYLPSIVAASAVFLARWTVDQTDHPWNPTLEHYTSYKASELKPAVLELEDLQLNTNGCSLNAIREKYRQQKFKCVADLTSPERVLSLF, from the exons ATGTATGCACATAGCTCCTCTACAAGGCAGGCAACTATgagcaaagaaaatgaaagcGTTACCAAATTTGAAGAGCCTAATGCTCGAATCACAAGAGCACGGGCCAAAGCCTTGGGGACTTCCAGTGGAATATTCCCCTCATTAAAATCTTCTTTTAAGCAGGATGAGAATCGTGTTCTTCGAGCTAATTCCAAAAGAGCAGCTTCAGATGAGAACAAAAATTCCATGAGTGGAACCCATGGACTTCAGCATAAAAGAAGAGCAGTGCTTAAAGATGTCACAAACATTATTGATGAGGATATGAATATAGATGGTACCAACGCAACGAAAGTTCAG AAGGATAGAAGAGTTCTGGCAAAGAGCAAAACGAAGGTGGCAACAGATATCTCAGAGGAATTTCCTCGGGATGAAGAGGATGTGAAGACAAAGTTAGCAGAAGATTTATCAAGAATAAGAATGGTAGAACCACAAGACCTCACATTATCAAGGAAGTTGCAAGAAAAAGAGGTTGTAGAGAAAAATATGCTTCATGGCATGCAGGAATCCAGTGCAGATGATCAAATGCTTCAGGAACCAGATTACATAAAACCAGCAGGAATGCAAAAGACAG AGAATGAGATTTGCATGAAACTAGGCGCCTCGAGTGGTTTAGGCATTGTGAATATAGACTCAAACGTAAAAGATCCTCAATCGTGGAGCTTCTATGCGCCTGATATATACAATAATGGATGTGTTGCCGAG CTCAATCAAAGACCTTCAACCGATTACATGGAAAATTTGCAGCGAGATATCACTCCAAGCATGCGTGGAATTCTTATTGATTGGCTTGTGGAG GTTTCGGAAGAATATAAGTTGGTTCCTGATACGCTATACTTGACGGTGAATCTCATTGATCGGTTCCTCTCGcgaaaatatattgaaaaacagCGACTTCAGATCCTTGGTGTAACTTGCATGTTAATTGCCTC AAAGTATGAAGAAATCTGTGCACCACGAGTGGAAGAATTTTGTTTCATCACAGACAATACTTACACTAGGGGCGAG GTATTGAAAATGGAGAGCCAACTCCTGAATCTCTTGCACTTCCAGTTATCTGTTCCAACCACAAAGACATTTCTCAG GAGATTCATTCAAGCAGCACAGAGTTCTTACAAG GTTCCTTGTATGGAGATGGAGTTTTTGGCAAATTACTTAGCTGAGTTGACTCTTCTTGAGTATAACTTCCTAAAGTACCTACCTTCCATCGTAGCAGCATCAGCTGTGTTCCTTGCCCGATGGACAGTGGATCAGACAGACCACCCATGG AATCCTACCTTAGAGCACTATACCAGTTACAAGGCATCAGAACTAAAACCTGCAGTTCTTGAACTGGAAGATTTGCAGCTGAACACTAATGGCTGCTCTCTAAATGCTATACGTGAGAAGTACAGACAGCAAAAG TTCAAGTGTGTGGCAGACTTGACCTCTCCAGAACGAGTTCTATCACTGTTCTAA